A stretch of DNA from Candidatus Baltobacteraceae bacterium:
TGCTCAAGAACAGGCTGGTCTCCGAGAAAATCTTCATGGACCTTTTCGGCCGATTGATCGTCTACTATTGGAGCGCGCTCACTCCCGTCGTCGCGCTCATGCGTCGCGAACGCGGCAACGTGCAATACCACGACTTCGAGTATCTCGCGATTCGCGCCAAAGACTGGCTAGCCCACAACCCCGAAGGCACCTTCCCCCCACGCACCGCCCGCGAATCAATAACCGACCCCTTCATCGAAGCCTAACCCCCCGCCGCAGGTTCGACAAGCTCATCCTTCGACAAGGGCACCGCTCTGCTTTTTTGTTTTGTCATCCTGAGCTTGTCGAAGGACGGAGCCTGTTAAACGACGATGGTTCGACAAGCTCACCATGACAACGTACGGACCCACCGCTGTCGAACGGACGATGGTTCGACAACCTTACCCTTATAGCGTGACGGTTTTGCCGCGTTCGCCGGGATCGGCTTGCCAGCCGAAGTGCGTTTGCGCGAGTTGGACGAGCGCTTGCGCCGATGCGGGTTCGCCGTGGATCGCGTAAAGATGCGGCTTAGTCGTGCAGGTCGAGAGCCATTGCGTGATCTCGTTGCGATCCGCGTGCGCGCTGTAGCCTTCGATCTGCACGACGTCGGCATTCACGTCGAGCGTGTCGCCGTAGATCCGAACGGTCTTCGCGCCGTGAGTCATGTAGAAACCGAGCGTGCCGACGCCTTGATATCCCACGAACAAGATCGTCGCATTCGGGCTCGGAATGTTCTTGTGCAGGTGATGGAGCACGCGGCCGCCCGAGGCCATGCCGCTGGCCGAGATGATGATGTGCGGTCCCGAGACCTCGTTGATCGCTTTCGATTGGTCGGTCGAAACCGCAACGGTTAAATTGCGACAACCAAACGGCGTGGCCGCGCTGTCGTTGGGAATCGGCTTGTGCGCCTCCGGGAATCGCTCGAAAAGATCGTCGACCTTCGATGCCATCGGGCTATCGAGAAAGACCGGTACGCCGGCGATCGACGGCTCCTGCGTCTGAATCTCACCAATCGAGAGCAGGATGTCTTGCGAGCGCTCCACGGCAAACGCGGGAATCACGATCGCTCCGCCGCGTTTCACGCCCGCGAGCAACACGCCGCGCAGTTGGTCGAGCGCATCGGGCGGATGAACGCGATCCGCATAGGTCGATTCGCAGAGCAGCGTATCGACCGCACCGATCGGCGACGGGTCGTTCAACAGCGCGCGTCCGTAACGGCCGACGTCGCCCGAAAAGAGCACCCGCTTCCCTTCGAGTTGCAGCACCACGAATGCCGAGCCGATGATGTGTCCGGCATTGTGGAATCGAGCCGTGGCGCCGCAGACGGAGAAGTCTGTCTCGGGCGGGATCGCGCGTACGAGTTTCATGGTTGCGATCACGTTGGCTTCATCGTAAAACGCCGGCGGCGCGTGTTTCTCGCGATCGAATCCGCGTTTCGCGAGGTGCGCCTGCAGGTTAGCGGCGTCGTCGAGCACGATCTGCATTAGCGCGGCGGTCGCGGGCGTGCAATAAACGGCACCGGCGAAGCCGTCTTTAACGAGCTTCGGGAGATAGCCGACGTGGTCGATGTGTCCGTGCGTGACGATCACTGCCTCGATCGCGCGGGGTTCGACCGGCATCGGAATGCTGTTC
This window harbors:
- a CDS encoding MBL fold metallo-hydrolase; translated protein: MAELTFVGAAGTVTGSKHLLTTNGRHLFIDCGLFQGAADVTALNSIPMPVEPRAIEAVIVTHGHIDHVGYLPKLVKDGFAGAVYCTPATAALMQIVLDDAANLQAHLAKRGFDREKHAPPAFYDEANVIATMKLVRAIPPETDFSVCGATARFHNAGHIIGSAFVVLQLEGKRVLFSGDVGRYGRALLNDPSPIGAVDTLLCESTYADRVHPPDALDQLRGVLLAGVKRGGAIVIPAFAVERSQDILLSIGEIQTQEPSIAGVPVFLDSPMASKVDDLFERFPEAHKPIPNDSAATPFGCRNLTVAVSTDQSKAINEVSGPHIIISASGMASGGRVLHHLHKNIPSPNATILFVGYQGVGTLGFYMTHGAKTVRIYGDTLDVNADVVQIEGYSAHADRNEITQWLSTCTTKPHLYAIHGEPASAQALVQLAQTHFGWQADPGERGKTVTL